Genomic DNA from Streptomyces sp. PCS3-D2:
CCGAGGCCGTCGTGCGCCGCGCCTCCGCTCAGCTCGCCGACTTCACCCACACCTGCTTCATGGTCACGCCCTACGAAGGCTACGTCGAGGTCTGCGAGGCCCTCGCCGAGCTGACCCCGGGCGACCACGCCAAGAAGTCGGCCCTGTTCAACTCCGGCGCCGAGGCCGTCGAGAACGCCGTCAAGATCGCCCGTTCGTACACCAAGCGCCAGGCCGTCGTCGTCTTCGACCACGGCTACCACGGCCGGACGAACCTCACCATGGCGCTGACCGCGAAGAACATGCCGTACAAGCACGGTTTCGGCCCGTTCGCCCCCGAGGTCTACCGCGTCCCGGTCGCCTACGGCTACCGCTGGCCCACCGGTGCCGAGAACTGCGGCCCCGAGGCCGCCGCCCAGGCGATCGACCAGATCACCAAGCAGATCGGCGCCGAGAACGTCGCCGCGATCATCATCGAGCCGGTCCTCGGCGAGGGCGGCTTCATCGAGCCGGCCAAGGGCTTCCTGCCGGCGATCGTGAAGTTCGCCAACGAGAACGGCATCGTCTTCGTCGCCGACGAGATCCAGTCCGGCTTCTGCCGCACCGGTCAGTGGTTCGCGTGCGAGGACGAGGGCATCGTCCCGGACCTGATCACCACCGCCAAGGGCATCGCGGGCGGCCTGCCGCTCGCCGCCGTGACCGGCCGCGCCGAGATCATGGACGCCGCCCACGCGGGCGGCCTGGGCGGCACCTACGGCGGCAACCCGGTGGCATGCGCCGGTGCGCTCGGCTCCATCGAAACCATGAAGGAGCTCGACCTCAACGCCAAGGCCAAGAAGATCGAGTCCGTCATGAAGGCCCGCCTGTCGGCCATGCAGGAGAAGTACGAGATCATCGGCGACATCCGCGGCCGCGGCGCCATGATCGCCATCGAGCTGGTCAAGGACCCGGTCTCCAAGACCCCGTTCCCGGAGGCGGCCGGCGCGCTCGCCAAGGCCTGCCACGCCGAGGGCCTGCTCGTCCTCACCTGCGGCACCTACGGCAACGTGCTCCGCTTCCTCCCGCCGCTCGTCATCGGCGAGGACCTGCTGAACGAGGGCCTGGACCTGATCGAGGCCGCGTTCGCGGCCATCGGCACGGACATCTGAGCAACGGTCGAGACGCGGCCTGCGGACCGCCCCGCTCGAACGTGGGGAACGTACGAGCGCGGCGCACGCCCGAATACCGACGGTAACGGGCGGACGCTGTGAAGAAGCTGTGGGGGGCCGATGGCGGGAGCGCGTTCCCGCTGTCGGTCCCCCTTCCACTGCCGTACGGTTTCTGCAGATGAGTGAGACAGCCCGCTCCCGGGAGACCGGGGGCGATTCCGGTACCGGGCTTCCCCAGCGCCGTACCGGGCATGCGTTCGCGCACACTCCTCGCCGATCGGACGGCCGACCGCCCCAAACCCCCCGGGGCGTGCGGCAACCCGGTCCGGGCGGCCGTCCCGGAACCATCCCCCCTGTTCCGGGACGGCCGGCCACCCTTCTCGGCGCACTCGCCGCCTCCGCGCTCTGCGCGCTCCTCCTCGCCCTGGTCACCTGGCAGGTCCTGGTGCGGGGCCCCCTGCTGTCCTGGGACGCCCGCCTCAGCGGCGCGCTCGTGCGCACCGTCCC
This window encodes:
- the gabT gene encoding 4-aminobutyrate--2-oxoglutarate transaminase, translated to MTAVPQERKIVTAIPGPKSQELQARRLQTVAGGVGSVLPVFTARAGGGIIQDVDGNQLIDFGSGIAVTSVGASAEAVVRRASAQLADFTHTCFMVTPYEGYVEVCEALAELTPGDHAKKSALFNSGAEAVENAVKIARSYTKRQAVVVFDHGYHGRTNLTMALTAKNMPYKHGFGPFAPEVYRVPVAYGYRWPTGAENCGPEAAAQAIDQITKQIGAENVAAIIIEPVLGEGGFIEPAKGFLPAIVKFANENGIVFVADEIQSGFCRTGQWFACEDEGIVPDLITTAKGIAGGLPLAAVTGRAEIMDAAHAGGLGGTYGGNPVACAGALGSIETMKELDLNAKAKKIESVMKARLSAMQEKYEIIGDIRGRGAMIAIELVKDPVSKTPFPEAAGALAKACHAEGLLVLTCGTYGNVLRFLPPLVIGEDLLNEGLDLIEAAFAAIGTDI